One stretch of Ptiloglossa arizonensis isolate GNS036 chromosome 7, iyPtiAriz1_principal, whole genome shotgun sequence DNA includes these proteins:
- the Rab7 gene encoding RAS oncogene family member Rab7, giving the protein MASHKKLLLKVIILGDSGVGKTSLMNQYVNKKFSNQYKATIGADFLSKEVRVDDRIVTMQIWDTAGQERFQSLGVAFYRGADCCVLVFDVSAPASFKSLDSWRDEFLIQASPQDPDNFPFVVLGNKIDLESNAVQSKRAQQWCQSKNNIPYFEVSAKEAINVEQAFQTIAKNALAQEREVALYNEFPVQIKLTNDQRNSSKGDSCAC; this is encoded by the exons ATGGCATCTCATAAGAAATTATTGCTTAAGGTTATTATTCTGGGAGATTCAGGAGTCGGTAAAACTTCTCTTATGAATCAGTATGTAAACAAAAAATTTAGCAATCAATATAAAGCTACTATTGGAGCAGACTTTCTTTCCAAAGAAGTTAGGGTTGACGATAGGATAGTTACTATGCag ATTTGGGATACAGCAGGTCAAGAAAGATTTCAGTCTCTCGGTGTTGCTTTCTACAGAGGCGCTGACTGTTGCGTACTTGTGTTTGATGTCTCTGCACCAGCTAGCTTCAAATCTCTAGATTCATGGAGGgatgaatttttaattcaagCTTCTCCTCAGGATCCTGACAATTTTCCATTTGTTGTActtggaaataaaattgatttagaatCCAATGCG GTTCAAAGTAAGAGAGCACAACAATGGTGTCAatctaaaaataatattccataTTTTGAAGTCAGCGCTAAAGAAGCCATTAATGTGGAACAAGCCTTTCAAACGATAGCAAAGAATGCTTTAGCTCAAGAACGTGAA GTGGCATTATATAACGAATTCCCTGTCCAAATTAAGTTGACAAATGACCAAAGAAACAGTAGCAAAGGTGATTCTTGTGCCTGCTAG
- the LOC143149713 gene encoding uncharacterized protein LOC143149713: protein MTKRESSITDNTSMSERPSTLEDKSATENKTVSEFRQEIIAPMKLKLSLPCTVESQPPPVRARSCSPVLDRNRPIKNTVRPLCSKEQRDTNSDITAGSKNT, encoded by the coding sequence ATGACCAAACGAGAATCGTCCATCACGGATAACACGTCTATGTCAGAAAGACCGTCTACTCTAGAAGATAAATCCGCAACAGAGAATAAGACCGTTTCGGAATTTCGTCAGGAAATAATTGCTCCGATGAAACTAAAATTGTCGCTTCCGTGTACTGTCGAATCACAGCCTCCGCCAGTGCGCGCTCGTTCATGTTCCCCTGTTCTGGACCGAAATCGTCCTATCAAAAACACAGTACGCCCTCTATGTAGCAAAGAGCAAAGAGATACCAACTCGGATATTACGGCTGGTTCTAAGAATACCTAG